A region of Epinephelus fuscoguttatus linkage group LG1, E.fuscoguttatus.final_Chr_v1 DNA encodes the following proteins:
- the srsf3a gene encoding serine/arginine-rich splicing factor 3a, which yields MSHNDQFPLDCKVYVGNLGNNGNKTELETAFGYYGPLRSVWVARNPPGFAFVEFEDPRDASDAVKELDGRNMCGCRVRVELSNGEKRSRSRGHPPSWGRRPRDDFRRRSPPVRRRRRSRSRSRSLSRDRGRQRSLSRDKKCQRSISRSRSRSRSNERK from the exons ATGA GCCACAATGACCAGTTTCCCCTTGACTGCAAGGTTTATGTTGGAAATCTAGGAAACAATGGAAACAAGACAGAGTTGGAAACTGCTTTTGGGTACTATGGCCCCTTGAGAAGTGTTTGGGTTGCCAGGAATCCCCCAGGCTTTGCTTTTGTAGAGTTTGAAGATCCCAGAGATGCATCCGATGCTGTGAAAGAACTGGATGGAAG AAACATGTGTGGCTGTCGAGTGCGTGTTGAGTTATCCAATGGGGAAAAGCGCTCAAGGAGTCGTGGCCATCCTCCATCCTGGGGTAGGCGCCCTCGCGATGATTTTAGGCGACGTAGTCCTCCAGTCAGACGCAG GAGGAGAAGCCGCAGTCGCAGCAG GTCTCTTTcaagagacagaggcagacagcGGTCTCTCTCCCGAGACAAGAAATGCCAAAGATCCATCTCACGGTCAAGGAG TCGTTCCCGTTCTAACGAAAGAAAATGA